The Benincasa hispida cultivar B227 chromosome 11, ASM972705v1, whole genome shotgun sequence genome has a segment encoding these proteins:
- the LOC120091102 gene encoding myosin-binding protein 7 has protein sequence MDSEALPSSLDLVKCCNCPCSCSLSTTGPSTTWIRSVKRKYDELDSNSPFAIVGLDNFSVIRVEVENECNALREMVSSQKEAIQDLYTELEEERNASSSAANEAMSMILRLQREKAEIQMEARQFKRFAEEKMAHDQQELVAYEDLLYKREQAIQSLTCEIQAYKHRMLSYGLTEAEADGERGQQSCSQNTVEYEAQCESPMYDYPPLRCNLNEAQGPLDQDNDIADIEKYPFGETPRNRDHVVNLGNRISQLERSSSYNQLDGDFFGTKNVLEKVIVGQSPRRPRHSRKFSNDSSFFMGMPQVNESPRYTSSFKKEHVSQSDDYSNLRKMDNASEVGDDMSDRVYTIDSIHNGATYNGFHESKPAVGIYEDYLTTPRGSLNQVDVGDPEVKKLYLRLQALEADRESMRQAIITMRTDKAQLVLLKEIAQHLYKGMAPERQVVVKKPSVMGSFSFMAVFKWIVSFVFWKRKARRSKYLFGLSNGVGLLMLLEKGQHGRQWRCLSSTQV, from the exons ATGGATTCGGAGGCACTTCCATCTTCATTGGATTTGGTGAAATGCTGTAATTGTCCGTGTAGTTGTTCGTTGTCTACTACTGGGCCGTCGACTACTTGGATTCGATCTGTAAAACGAAAGTATGATGAGTTGGATTCAAATAGCCCATTCGCTATTGTTGGGTTGGATAACTTTTCTGTTATACGGGTAGAAGTTGAGAATGAATGCAACGCATTGCGGGAGATGGTTAGCAGTCAAAAAGAAGCAATTCAGGACTTGTATACTGAACTCGAAGAGGAGAGGAATGCTTCTTCATCAGCTGCTAATGAGGCAATGTCAATGATATTGAGATTGCAAAGGGAGAAGGCAGAGATCCAAATGGAGGCTCGGCAATTCAAACGCTTTGCAGAAGAGAAGATGGCACATGATCAACAGGAGCTTGTAGCATATGAGGATTTGTTATATAAGAGAGAGCAAGCTATTCAGTCTCTCACTTGCGAGATACAAGCATATAAACATAGGATGTTGAGTTATGGGCTAACGGAAGCCGAAGCCGATGGTGAGAGGGGTCAGCAAAGTTGTAGCCAGAATACAGTGGAATATGAGGCCCAGTGTGAATCTCCCATGTATGATTACCCTCCTCTAAGATGCAACTTAAATGAGGCTCAAGGTCCTTTGGACCAAGATAACGATATTGCTGATATTGAGAAATATCCCTTTGGTGAAACCCCACGCAATCGAGATCATGTAGTGAATTTGGGAAATAGGATCAGCCAATTGGAGAGAAGTTCTAGCTACAATCAGCTGGATGGGGACTTCTTCGGTACAAAGAACGTTTTAGAGAAGGTGATTGTGGGGCAATCTCCTAGGAGGCCAAGACATTCCAGGAAGTTTTCCAACGATTCAAGTTTCTTCATGGGTATGCCCCAAGTGAATGAATCTCCAAGATACACATCAAGCTTCAAGAAGGAACACGTCTCTCAGAGTGACGACTACTCtaatttgagaaaaatggaTAATGCATCAGAAGTTGGAGATGACATGAGTGATAGAGTTTATACCATCGACTCTATTCACAATGGAGCAACATATAATGGTTTTCATGAGTCCAAACCAGCGGTTGGTATTTATGAAGACTATCTAACAACACCCAGAGGATCACTGAATCAAGTTGATGTGGGAGATCCCGAAGTCAAAAAACTTTATTTGAGGCTTCAGGCACTTGAAGCTGACAGAGAATCAATGAGGCAAGCGATTATTACAATGCGAACAGATAAAGCCCAACTGGTGTTACTGAAAGAAATAGCTCAACATCTATATAAGGGGATGGCACCAGAAAGGCAAGTAGTGGTGAAGAAGCCATCTGTTATGGGAAGCTTTTCTTTCATGGCAGTTTTTAAG TGGATTGTATCCTTTGTTTTCTGGAAAAGAAAAGCCCGTCGTAGCAA GTACTTGTTTGGGTTGTCAAATGGTGTTGGCTTGCTAATGCTTCTTGAAAAGGGTCAACACGGGCGGCAGTGGAGATGTCTTTCGAGCACACAAGTTTGA